Proteins encoded within one genomic window of Arachis ipaensis cultivar K30076 chromosome B08, Araip1.1, whole genome shotgun sequence:
- the LOC107610555 gene encoding uncharacterized protein LOC107610555 encodes MRIFVQSIDYNIWKIILNGPDVPTKQNADGEVVAKEDSEWTDEEKKKVELNVKAINLMHCAISFEEFRKVSRCKTAKEIWDKLRLTHEDTKQVKETRIDMLMKEYEMFSMKEDESIDQMFERFSIIINNLDAMGRNYSEETLVRKILRSLTKK; translated from the coding sequence ATGAGAATCTTCGTGCAGTCGATCGACTACAACATCTGGAAGATCATTCTCAACGGTCCAGATGTTCCCACCAAACAGAATGCTGATGGAGAAGTTGTGGCGAAGGAGGACAGCGAATGGAcagatgaagaaaagaagaaagttgaactcaatgtcaaggcaatcaaccTGATGCACTGCGCAATCAGTTTTGAAGAGTTCAGAAAAGTGTCAAGGTGCAAAACGGCTAAAGAAATATGGGACAAGCTCAGACTCACTCATGAAGACACTAAGCAAGTGAAGGAAACCAGAATTGACATGCTGATGAAGGAGTATGAAATGTTCAGTATGAAGGAGGATGAGAGCATCGATCAAATGTTCGAAAGGttctcaataatcatcaacaatctgGACGCCATGGGAAGGAACTACTCTGAAGAAACTCTAGTAAGAAAGATCCTGAGAAGTCTCACTAAGAAGTGA